The following DNA comes from Streptomyces sp. Ag109_O5-10.
GCCCTCGATGCGCTCGGTCGTCAGCAGGATCAGGCCGCCCACCGCCACCACACCGCAGCCCAGCGCCAGCAGGGTGCCCGTCGTGCCGTAGCGGAACGTCTCGCCGAACATCGTGATGCCGACCGCCGCCGCCAGCACCGGGTTGACCACGGTGAGTGTGGCCAGCGGTGCGGCGAGGCCGCCGCCGCGGTAGGCGGCCTGGGAGATCAGGACGCCCGCGACGGCGTAGGCGCCGATCACGGACAGCCAGAGCAGGTCGGCGGTGGCGATCCCGCCGTCCCAGTCGATCGCCACGACCTTGGTGAACACCGAGGACATGCCGAACGCCACGCCGGACGCGGTGGCGAGCAGCACGCTGCGCACCGCCGGGTGCCGGTGGGCGGCCCGGCCGGCGATCATCAGCGTGACGACCGCGCCGCCGGTGACCAGCGCGACGCCGATCCGCCCGGCGGAGTCCAGGGTGTGCGAGTCGGAGGAGCCGACCAGGGAGAGCAGACCGGCCAGGCCGACGGTCGCCATGATCGCGCCCCGCCAGGCGGTCGCCCCGGCCCGGCGGCCGACGAAGAGGGCCGCCATGGGCAGCGCGAACACGATGGTGAGCGCGCCCAGCGGCTGGACCAGGCTCAGCGGTCCGTAGGCGAGCGCGACGACGTGCAGCAGACCGCCGAGGCCGTTCAGCGCCATCGCCCCCCACCAGCTCGGGCGGCGCAGCGGCGCGTACTGCTCGTCGGGGGAGGAGACCGCCACCCGCTCCTGCACGATCGCGCCGCCGGCGTAGGCGACGGCGGAGACGAAGGAAAGCAACACGGACAACGCGAGGGCGCTCATGCTCGGCTCCTCTGCGTCGGGCGCGGCCGGTTGGCCCCGCGCGGTGATCGGTCGGCTTCCATGAGCAACACTCTGCCCGTCCGCGTGCTTCCCGTCGTCGTACCTGAGCACCTAATGGGTCCTACTACCGATGGAGTACGCCGGGATCCCGATCATCCCCAGGGTGGGGGCCGCCGGGTGGAGAGGGCGTGCGCCCGGGATCCCGCGAGGCCTGGTACTACTGCTGTTCGTGGACCTGTTCGAGGACCTGGACCCTGATCTCGCCGCGCTCCGCCCGCTCGGCGGCTTCTTCGTCCTGCGCACGGTCCGGCCTGCGGTAGGAGATCCAGGACCGGCGCGGACCGGCCAATCCACAACTCTGGCAAAGGCCTATAAAAAACTCACATCGGATGTTTCCCGGGATGCCCTTACTTTCCGTGTCGACACGGTTTCGAGGCGTCTGGGCGCCGACGAGCCCCGGGTCGCCGCCTCCATCGCCCACCAGGCGCTGGCCGCCCGGCTCTGGTCCGTCGCCCTCGGCTGCGCCGTCCGCTACGGCCGCCTCCCCGACCTCGGCCCCGGCCTGCTCCTGTGGGATCCCGGCGCCACCGCCCCCGACGACCTCCGGCTCACCGAGCTGCGCGCCCTGCCCGGCGGCGCCGGGCAGGCCGCGCTCGCCGACACCGTCGCACGCGTCGTCGTGCACGGCCATCTCGAACCCCTGGGGGCGGCCCTGCGGGACCGCTACGGCATCGCCGCCGGCCTGCTGTGGGGCAACGCCGGCTCCGCGCTGGCCGGTACCACGCGGGAGCTGGACCGCTGGGCACGTGCGAACAACTGCGCGGATACGGCGGCCCGGACCCGCGCCCTCGCCGAGGCCCTCTTCGCGCACCCTCTGCTGAGCGCCACCGGCACCCGCACCGGCCCGGCCTTCCGGCGCCGCAGCTGCTGTCTCTACTACCGGGTACCGGGCGGCGGGGTCTGCGGTGACTGTTGTTTCACACAACCACCGCGCTCTTCCCCGCGCGCCGCATCTGGGTGACCATGGAACAACCGGCCGTGGAGAGCGAGGGGTTGCGGGTGCGAGTCGGACTGCTGACCCGGGAGTACCCCCCGGACGTCTACGGCGGCGCGGGCGTTCATGTGGAGTTCCTCGCCAGGGAGTTGCGGCCGCTGGTCGACCTGGAGGTGCACTGCTGGGGCGAGGGCCGCGGGGTCGGCGTCGTCCGGCACCGCCCCTGGACCGCCCTGGACACCGCCAACGACGCGCTGCGCACCTTCTCCGTGGACCTCGCCATGGCCGCGGGCCTGGAGGGCCGCGACCTCGTGCACTCCCACACCTGGTACGCCAACCTGGCCGGCCACGTCGCCAAGATGCTGTACGGCGTCCCGCACGTGGTGACCGCCCACTCCCTGGAGCCGCTGCGGCCCTGGAAGGCCGAGCAACTCGGCGGCGGGTACGCCCTGTCGAGCTGGGCCGAGCGCAGTGCGGTCGAGGCCGCCGACGGCGTGATCGCCGTGTCCGGGGCGATGCGCACCGACATCCTGGACTGCTACCCCGCCCTGGACCCGGCGAAGGTCCACGTCGTGCACAACGGCATCGACACCGCCCTCTACCGACCGGACCGCGCCACCGACGTCCTCGCCCGCATCGGGATCGACCCCGCCCGCCCCTACGTCCTGTTCGTGGGCCGGATCACCCGCCAGAAGGGCGTGCCCCATCTGCTGCGCGCCGTACGGGACATCGACCCGGCGGCGCAGGTCGTCCTCTGTGCCGGCGCGCCCGACACGCCGGAGATCGACCGGGAGTTCCGCGAGCTGTTCGCGGAGCTGAGCCGGGCCCGCGAGGGCGTGCACTGGATCCCGCAGATGCTGCCCCGCGCCGACGTCATCCAACTCCTCACCCACGCCGCCGTGTTCGCCTGCCCCTCGGTCTACGAGCCGCTCGGCATCGTCAATCTGGAGGCGATGGCCTGCGGCACGCCCGTGGTGGCGTCCCGGGTCGGCGGGATTCCCGAGGTCGTCGAGGACGGCAAGACGGGCCTGCTGGTCGACCTGGACGACGACTTCGAGGAGGGCCTGGCGCGGGCCCTGGACGCCGTCGTCGGCGACCGGGAGACGGCGGAACGCATGGGCGAGGCCGGACGCGAGCGCGCCGTCGGGGAGTTCGGCTGGGACGCGGTGGCCCGGCGCACGGTCCGGCTCTACGAGGAGATCCTCAAACAGGCGTAACGGCAGGCGTGACGAACAGGCCGCCTGTTCGACGCGATCACGGTGCAGGCTTAGCGGGAGTGCTCCCAGGGCAGGCATGGAGCACAGGGTGAGGGGAGCGGCCATGCGTCGTGGTGGACCTTCGGTACTCGGGATCGTGCTGGCCGGCGGGGAGGGCAAACGCCTGATGCCGCTGACCGCCGACCGGGCGAAACCAGCGGTCACCTTCGGCGGCACCTACCGCCTGGTCGACTTCGTGCTGTCCAACCTGGTCAACGCCGACGTGCTGCGCATCTGCGTGCTGACCCAGTACAAGTCGCACTCGCTGGACCGGCACATCACCACCACCTGGCGGATGTCCAGCCTGCTCGGCAACTACGTCACCCCGGTCCCGGCGCAGCAGCGGCTCGGCCCGCGCTGGTACCTGGGCAGCGCGGACGCCATCCTGCAGTCCCTCAACCTGGTCCACGACGAACAGCCCGACTACGTCGCGGTGTTCGGTGCCGACCACGTCTACCGCATGGACCCCCGGCAGATGCTCCAGCAGCACATCGAGGGCGGTGCCGGGGTCACGGTCGCGGGCATCCGCATCCCGCGCGCGGAGTCCTCGGCGTTCGGGGTGATCACTCCGGGCTCGGACGGACAGACGATAGAGACCTTCCTGGAGAAGCCCGCCGACCCGCCCGGTCTGCCGGACGCCCCGGACTGCGTCTTCGCCTCCATGGGCAACTACATCTTCACCACCAAGGCCCTGGTGGAGGCGCTGCACCGGGACGCCGAGGACGACGACTCGGTACACGACATGGGCGGCTCGATCCTGCCCCAGCTCACCGCCCGCGGCGAGGCCCAGCTCTACGACTTCGGCACCAACCACGTGCCCGGCGAGACCAGGAGCGACCGCGGCTACTGGCGGGACGTCGGCACCCTCGACGCGTACTACGACGCCCACATGGACCTGATCGCCGAGCGGCCCGCGTTCAACCTCTTCAACCGCAGCTGGCCCATCTACACCCACTCGTACCAGCTCTCCCCGGCCCGCTTCAACGCCGGCGGCATGGCGAGCGAGTCCATCATCAGCGCGGGCTGCCTGATCCGGGGCCAGGTCACCCGGTCGGTGCTGTCCCCGGGGGTGCGGGTCGATCCGGGTGCCGTGGTCCAGGGGTCGATCCTGCACGACAACGTCGTGGTGGGCCGGGGCGCGGTGGTGCGCGGCGCGGTCCTGGACAAGAACGTCGAGGTGCCGCCGGGCGCGACGATAGGCGTCAACCCGGACCGGGACACCGAGCTGTACACCGTCTCCAAGGGCGGGGTCATCGCCCTCGGGAAGGGCCAGATCGTCTCGTAGCCCTCGCCCGCCCGCCAACTCGCGCGCGACGCGCTGTGAGTGAATAACCCTCATTTGCCGGACTTTGGGCCACTCTCCCCTCACGATGCAGACAGCAATGTCGAACTTCGGAGGTCATCCGACATGAGAGGGACGAGAGAGGCCAGTGGTATGTCACATACCACCGCGGCTCTCCGAGGCACCCGGCTGTGCCTCGCCGCCGTGCTGACAGCGTCCGCGCTGCTCACCGCCCCCGCCGCGGAGGCCGCCGAACCGGCCGACGGCAGCCTCGCCGACCTGGTGAACCCCTTCATCGGCAGCCAGGACGACGGCAACACGTTCCCCGGCGCGGCCGTGCCCTTCGGCATGGTGCAGTTCTCCCCGGACACCGGGCACAGCACCGGCTACGACTACGCCCAGCACCGGATCCGCGGCTTCTCCCTGGTCCACCTCTCCGGCGTCGGCTGCGCCATCGGCGGCGACCTGCCCGTGCTGCCCACCACCGGCGACGTCGCGCAGACGGACTACGCGAAGTACGCCGCCGGGTTCGACCACGCCGACGAGGCGGCGAGCCCCGGCTACTACCGCGTCGGCCTCGACTCGGGCGTGACGGCGGAACTGACCGCGACCGCCCGCACCGGCGTCCAGCGCTACACCTTCCCCGCCACCGGCAAGGCCAACGTCCTGCTCAACGCCCGCCAGGCGCTGCACAAGCCGGCCGGCAGCGAGGTCGAGATCCTCGACGACCACACCGTCCGCACCCGGATCAGCGGCCACGGCTTCTGCCGCGAGACCGCCCCCTACACCGTCTACACGGTCACCCGCTTCAGCCGCCCCTTCACCGCGTACGGCACCTGGAACGGCACCGCGGTCACCCCGGGCGCCCGTACCGGGGCCGACGGCGCCTACGTCCGCTTCGACACCACCCGGGACCGCACGGTCGAGGCGACCACCGCCCTGTCGTACGTCGACGCGCGCGGCGCCGAGGCCAATCTGCGCGCCGAGGGCGGACGTTCGTTCGACACGGTACGACGGGCGGCCCGGGACGCCTGGGAGCGGCGGCTCGCCGGCATCCGGGTCCAGGGCGGCTCCCCGGCCCTGCGCCGTACCTTCTACTCGTCCCTGTACCGCACCTTCCTCGCGCCCAACGTCGGGGAGGACGCCGACGGCCGCTACACCGGCTGGGACCGCCGGATCCACCGCGCCCAGGGGTTCACCTACTACCAGAACTGGTCGCTCTGGGACACCTACCGCACCCAGGCCCAGGCGCTCGCCCTGCTCGCCCCGCGCGAGGCCCGCGACATGGCCCTGTCGGTGCTGCGGATCGCCGAGGAGGGCGGCTGGCTGCCCAAGTGGGGCTACGGCACGGTCGAGACGAACATCATGACCGGCGACCCGGTCACCCCGTTCCTGACCACCGCCTACCAGCTGGGCCTGCTCAAGGGCCACGAGGAGCGGGCCTACCGGGCGCTGCGGAGGAACGCCGACGGCGTGCCGCCGGCCGCCAACGCCGGGGTCGGCCGCGAGGCCAACGCCGAGTACCTCGCCGACGGCTACGCGCCGTACCTCAAGGGCCGCCCGCACACCAAGGTGGGCGACTCCGACTACGACCACGGTGCCTCCGTCACCCTGGAGTACGCGCTGTCCGACGCGATGCTCGGGCAGATGGCCCGGGACCTCGGCCATGTCGAGGACGCGGCCCGCTACGCCACCCGGGCGCAGAACTTCCGCAACGTCTTCGACCCCTCCACCGGCTTCTTCCGCGCCCGCGACGCCTCCGGCGCCTTCACCGGCGACCCGGACCCGGCCCGCGGCATCGGCTTCCACGAGGGCACCGCCTGGCAGTACCAGTGGCTCGTCCCGCAGGACCTGCCCGGCGTGATCTCCCTGATCGGCGGCGAGCGCGCCACCAACGCACGGCTCGACTCCTTCTTCGCCTACGACAGGCTGCTCGCCGACCCGGTGAAGACCGCGCGGGACGTGTGGGTGCACGGCAACGCGTACACCTACTACAACGCGGCCGTCTACAACCCCATGAATGAGCCGGACCTGATCGCCCCGTACACCTACCTCTCCACCGGCCAGCCCTGGAAGACCACCGACGTGGTGCACGCGGCGCTGACCCTGTTCACCGACGAACCGACCGGGATGACCGGCAACGACGACCTCGGCACCATGTCCGCCTGGAACGTCCTGTCGTCCCTCGGCCTCTTCCCGGTGCAGCCCGGCTACGGCACCTGGGGCCTGTCCACGCCCGTCTTCGACCGGGCCGACGTCCGCCTCGACCGGCGCTTCTGGCCGAGCGGCGGGTTCACCGTGACCGCGCCGGGGACCTCCGCCGGCCAGCGGTACATCCAGCGGGCCCGCACCGACGGCACCGACTACGGCCGCACCTATCTGACGACCGGGGCGCTGCGCTCCCTGCGCTCGCTGGCGTTCACGGTCGGCCCGCGCCCGTCAGAGTGGGGTACGTCACCCGAGGCGGGACCGCCGGCGCTGAAGTGACCTCAGGTGTCCCAGGAGTCCCGCCCCTTTCGGAGGAGGCGGGACTTAATCTGCTGTTAACTGAGCGTAGCCTGATCGTACTTGACCGTAATCACGAGTCGACGTTTGACTGCTGATCCACCCTCCGTCAACGCGAGGCACCCTTTTCGATGACTGCGACTGCTGACCTGCTCGCCCCGCTCGATCTGGCCTTCTGGAACATCGAGTCCGAACAGCACCCGATGCACCTCGGCGCGCTGGGCGTCTTCTCGACGCACTCGCCGACCGCCGGCGCGCACGCCGCCGACCTGCTCGCGGCCCGGGCCGCCGCGGTACCCGGACTGCGGATGCGCATCAGAGACGTCTGGCAGCCGCTCGCGTTCGGCGGTGCCGCCCGCGAGACCGACCCGGACTTCGACCCCCTGAACCACGTCCGGCTGCACGCCCCGACCGCCGACTTCCACGCCGTCGCCGGCCGGCTGATGGAACGTCCGCTGGAGCGCGGCCGGCCGCCGTGGGAGGCACACGTGCTGCCCGGCGAGGACGGGGTGTCCTTCGCGGTGCTGTTCAAGTTCCACCACGCCCTCGCCGACGGGCTGCGCGCCCTCAAGCTGGCGGCGGGCGTCATGGACCCGCTCGACCTGCCGGCGCGCGCCCCCCGCTCGATCGAGCCGCCGCGCCCGATGCTGGCCCTGCCCGACGTCCGCAGGCTCCCCGAGCTGGTGCGCGGTGCCCTCTCCGACGTGGGCCGGGCCCTCGACATCGGCGCCTCCGTCGCCCTGTCCGCGCTCGGGGTGAGCTCGTCGGCCGCGTTGCGGTCCGAGCCCACCGGCACCCGCAGCATCGCCGGGGTCGACCTCGACATCGACGACGTGCACCGGGTCCGCAAGGCCGTCGGCGGCACCGTCAACGACGTCCTGATCGCCGTCGTCGCCGGCGCCCTGCGCCGCTGGCTGGACGAGCGCGGCGACGGCACCGAGGGTGTCGCCCCGCGCGCCCTGATCCCCGTCTCCAGGCGCCGTCCGCGCACCGCGTCCCCCCAGGGCAACCGGCTCTCCGGGTACCTGATACGGCTTCCGGTCGACAACCCCGACCCGCTCGCCCGCCTCGACCGCGTCCGCACGGCGATGGTCCGCAACAAGGACGCCGGCCCCAACCGGGGCGCCGGTGCCGTCGCCCTGCTGGCCGACCACGTGCCGGCGCTCGGGCACCGGCTCGGCGGGCCACTCGTCGGCCAGGCCGCCCGGCTCTGGTTCGACATCCTGGTCACCAGCGTGCCGCTGCCGGGCGTCGGCCTGTGCCTCGGCGGCCACCCGCTCACGGCGGTCTACCCGCTGGCCCCGCTCGCGCCCGGCCAGTCCCTGGCGGTCGCCATCTCCACCTACCGCAACCGCGTCCACTACGGCCTGGTCGCCGACGCGAGCGCCGTCCCCGACCTCGACATGCTGGCCCGCGCGGTCGCCGACGAGGTGGACTCGCTGATCGCGGTCTGCGATCCATGATCAGGACGGGTTTGGAGGTAATGCCCGGCGCTCCGTAAAATTCCGGGTTCGAAGGCGGGCGCGAGTCGGAGCGCCGCTGGTGGATCAGGGAAACGGCAGCGCGATGACGGTGACACAGGACGGCCCGGCGGCCGAGGAAGCGGTGCGGGCCGCGGACGAGGCCGTGGACGGGGCCGTGGTCCACGGCCCCGGCATCGACCCCGAGCGGCTCGCGGTCTGCCTCGGCGTGCTCGCGGAACTGGACGAGCTGGAGGTCGACCACCCGGACGCCATCGCGGTGCGCCGGGCCACGGCCGGCATCTACCGCACGGTCAAGCAGCGCCGCCGCCAGGAGCGCCGGGCCGCCAAGACCGCCCACGACAAGGCGGTCACCGAGGCCACCGCGACCGGCTCGGCGCAGCGCATCGACGACGAGACCGAGGGCCTGCTGCCCTCCTCCCGGACCGAGGAGGGCAGGGTCGCGGGCATACTCCAGCGCCCGCGCTCCTGCTACACCTGCAAGACCCGCTACGTCGAGGTCGACTACTTCTACCACCAGCTCTGTCCGGACTGCGCCGACCTGAACCGCGCCAAGCGCGACGCCCGCGCCGACCTGACCGGCAAGCGCGCCCTGCTCACCGGTGGCCGCGCCAAGATCGGCATGTACATCGCGCTGCGGCTGCTGCGTGACGGCGCCCACACGACGATCACCACGCGTTTCCCGAAGGACGCCATCCGCCGGTTCAAGGCGATGGAGGACTCGGCGGACTGGCTGCACCGGCTGGAGGTCGTCGGCATCGACCTGCGTGACCCCGCGCAGGCCGTCGCCCTCGCCGAGCAGGTCGGTGCGGCCGGCCCGCTCGACATCCTGATCAACAACGCGACCCAGACCGTCCGCCGGCTGCCGTCCGCGTACGCGGCCCTGGTCGAGGGCGAGAGCGCCCCGCTGCCCGCCGGCGAGCTCCCCGCCCACCAGGTCATCGGCGCCTTCAACTCGGGCGCGGTCGACGGCCTCGCCGCGCTGCCCCTCGGCACCAGCGGCCTGGACGCGCAGCAGGTCGCCGACCTCGCCCTCGTCGCGGGCAACGCCAGCGTGGCCCGGCACCTCGACGGCACCGCCATCGACGCCGGCGGCCTCGTGCCCGACGTCGTCGACACCAACACCTGGGTGCAGACCATCGACCAGATCTCCCCGGTGGAGCTCCTGGAGACCCAGCTCTGCAACTACACCTCGCCGTTCATCCTGATCAGCGCGCTCCGGCCGGCCATGGCCACGGCCGCGAAGCAGGCGGCACGCGGCCGGTCCTACGTCGTGAACGTGTCGGCGATGGAGGGCGTCTTCGGCCGCGGCTACAAGGGCGCCGGGCACCCCAACACCAACGCCGCCAAGGCCGCCATGAACATGGTCACGCGGACCAGCGCGACGGAGATGTTCGAGACCGACGGCATCCTCATGACCTCCGTCGACACGGGCTGGATCACCGACGAGCGACCGCACTACGACAAGCTGCGCCTGGCCGAGGCCGGCTTCCACGCGCCGCTCGACCTGGTCGACGGGGCCGCCCGCGTCTACGACCCGATCGTCCGGGGCGAGGCGGGCGACGACGTGTACGGGGTCTTCTTGAAGGACTACGAGCCCGGCAGGTGGTGAGCCCGGCCTGGTCGGGCGGGTGCCGGTGTGCGGGGAGCCGGTCGCGCAGTTCCCCGCGCCCCTTCAGGTAGGGATACGCGCCGCTCGTACCCTCGTGCCGCCGTCCACCACCAGGTCCGCTCCCGTCACCCACTCCGCCGCGTCCGAGGCCAGCCACAGCACCGCGGCCGCGACGTCCTCCGGCTCTCCTATCCTCCCCAGCGGCAGCCCGGCGGCGATCTCCCGCTCGCGCGGCTCCCACAGGAAGCGGGCCATCTCGGTGCGCACCAGGCCCGGTGAGACCGAGTTGACGCGTACCCGGGGTGCCAGTTCGCCCGCCAGCTGCTGGGTGAGGTGGAGCAGCGCCGCCTTGCTGGTGCCGTACGCGCCCACGTGGGGGCCGACATGGGCCGCGCCTTCCGTGCAGATGTTGATCACGGACCCGCCGTGCTCCCGCATCCAGCCGCGCCACGCGCACTGGGTGAGCCGCAGCGGTGCCTCCACGTTGATCGTGAACGCCTCCCGCCACAGGCCCAGGTCGGCGTCCATGAGCGGGCCGTACGGGCGGTTGGTCGCCGCGTTGTTGACGAGGACGTCCAGCCGCCCGAACTCGGTCAGCGCCAGCCGGGTCAGCTCCCGGGCGTGCTCCGGTTCGCCGACGCTGCCGGCCAGGCCGACCCCGCCCAGCTCCGCCGCCGTACGCCGCACCTCGTCCGGATCCCGCGCGCTCACGCACACCAGCGCACCGGCCGCCGCGAGCGCCTCGGCGACCGCGCGCCCGATCCCGCGGGTGCCGCCGGTGACGACGGCGGCCCGGCCCCGGAGCCCGTACGCCGGCCCGTACGATGACGTCATCGCCGTACCGTCTCATGACGAGATGTCAGTCGACAGCCCCCAGGCGGGAGTTGCGGGCGGCGACCAGTTCCAGGACGGTCCGCCAGTCCTCCAGGACGCCCGCGTCGAAGCCCGCGGTGCGGCTCTCCTCGTCCGCCTGGCGCAGGCGCAGCACGTCGTCGCCGGCGGCCGCGCGGTCCCCGCGGACGAGGTGGTAGACGCGTTCCCCGAGCAGGTGGCGGACCGCGTGCGCGGCGCCGTCGACGGGGCCGCGCAGTTCCTCGATGCCATGCACCAGGCCTGCCACCTGGAGTTCCTTGTCGGCGGGGCGGCTGCGGCGCAGCAGTGCCGCGGCGCGCAGCGCGCGTTGGTGCCGGCAGGCGTACAGCAGATCCATCAGCTCCTCGACGCCGCGCAGCTCCATGCGTCAGTCCCTCCGCGAGACAGCCGTTGTCCTGCGCCATCGGATCATGCCGAGTTTTCGACCCGGCCAACGCAACCTGAACCGCACAGCCCGTCGCGGCTTCGGCCCGCCGCGGCCGCGGATCGGCGCGTCCGGTTCAGGCGAGCGCATGTTCGAATTAAGGAGGCGGGCGGTCGGGCCGTAAACCGGGCATGATGTTACGAACGGGTGCATTTCGGGATCACTGAATCGCGGAGCGACTCGAGATAGTTACACCTTGTTTGCACTCCCTATCGAGCGACCCCCCGCTCATTTGGTTAATCTAGAGGGGACGGACAGCACCAAGGGGTCCCACCCACACCCACGGTCCGTCCCGGGGACAATCCGGTCGACAACGGGCTGCTCTCTTGTGAGTTACCGGCGCCACCGCGTCCGAACCGGCCTTTGACCCAGACCCGAGCGGGCGCCGAGCACCGGAACGCAGACTGTCCGGTACCGCCCCGAGGGTGACCGACACAGAAGGAGTGCGCGGTGACACCTGACAAGACGAATCGCGAGCAGCGCCCCAAGGAACGCACGGAGCGCGCGGGCACCAGGCCCGGACAGCTCGGCAGCCTCGACGTGTGGGCCCGGTCCGCCCCGATCCGCCTCGCGGGTTACGAGGAGGATCTCGCCGAGCCCCACATCCTGCCCAGCGTGGACTGACCGGCCGGGCAGTCCCGTCGCGATCGCCGACGCGCATGGGCGTGCGAGACTCACGCCCATGCTGATCAGAGAAGCCACCGCGGACGACTGGCCGCGGATCTGGCCCTTCTGGCACCGGATCGTCGCCGCCGCCGAGACCTACGGCTGGGACCCCGACACCTCGGAGCAGGCGGCGCGCGCCCTGTGGATGAGCCCGGCGAAACGGGTCTACGTCGCCGAGGACCCCACCGGAGCCGTCGTCGGCTCCGCCTACCTGACCCCCAACTACGGCGGGCCCGCCGCGCGCGTCGCCAACGCCGGCTTCATGGTCGACCCGGACCGGGGCGGCCAGGGCATCGGACGCGCCCTCGCCGAGCACGTCCTCGCCGAGGCCCGGGCGCACGGCTACCGGGCGATGGTCTTCAACGCCGTCGTCGAGACCAATCCCGCCGTGGCCCTGTGGATCTCCCTCGGCTTCACGATCCTCGGCACGGTCCCGCAGGCCTTCGACCACCCGAAGCACGGACCGGTCGGCCTGCACGTCATGTACCGCGCCCTGTGACCCGGCCGGCCGGCGCTCCGGCGTCGCGGCCGAGCAGCGTCTCGTCCTAGTGCCGCGGCAGGCAACGTTTGCCCGTCAAGGAGCGGCGTCCGGTGCGTGCTCTCGGCGTGCCGGCCGGAAGTCCTCGTACTGGATGTACTTGGGCTTCCGTCCGGTGCGGCGAGAGTGCGTGCCGGGCGTCGTGACGGGGCGAACGTTGCCTGTTGCGGCACTAGCCGAGCAGCGCCTCGGACACGCGCCACAGCCGGCCCGCGTTGTCCCGGTCCAGGGCGTACGGCGCGACCCCGCCGACGGCACCGGCCCGCCCGGTGACCGGCCCGGCCTCCGCGCAGTCCTCGAAGTAGCGGCCGCTGACGCCCGCCACGGCCGGCGACGCGGCCAGCAGCACCGAGGTCGCCGCGCCCTGCTCCACCGTCTTCTGCGGCGGCAGGGCGAGTTCGCCCGACGCG
Coding sequences within:
- a CDS encoding SDR family NAD(P)-dependent oxidoreductase, which gives rise to MTVTQDGPAAEEAVRAADEAVDGAVVHGPGIDPERLAVCLGVLAELDELEVDHPDAIAVRRATAGIYRTVKQRRRQERRAAKTAHDKAVTEATATGSAQRIDDETEGLLPSSRTEEGRVAGILQRPRSCYTCKTRYVEVDYFYHQLCPDCADLNRAKRDARADLTGKRALLTGGRAKIGMYIALRLLRDGAHTTITTRFPKDAIRRFKAMEDSADWLHRLEVVGIDLRDPAQAVALAEQVGAAGPLDILINNATQTVRRLPSAYAALVEGESAPLPAGELPAHQVIGAFNSGAVDGLAALPLGTSGLDAQQVADLALVAGNASVARHLDGTAIDAGGLVPDVVDTNTWVQTIDQISPVELLETQLCNYTSPFILISALRPAMATAAKQAARGRSYVVNVSAMEGVFGRGYKGAGHPNTNAAKAAMNMVTRTSATEMFETDGILMTSVDTGWITDERPHYDKLRLAEAGFHAPLDLVDGAARVYDPIVRGEAGDDVYGVFLKDYEPGRW
- a CDS encoding GNAT family N-acetyltransferase — protein: MLIREATADDWPRIWPFWHRIVAAAETYGWDPDTSEQAARALWMSPAKRVYVAEDPTGAVVGSAYLTPNYGGPAARVANAGFMVDPDRGGQGIGRALAEHVLAEARAHGYRAMVFNAVVETNPAVALWISLGFTILGTVPQAFDHPKHGPVGLHVMYRAL
- a CDS encoding SDR family oxidoreductase, with amino-acid sequence MTSSYGPAYGLRGRAAVVTGGTRGIGRAVAEALAAAGALVCVSARDPDEVRRTAAELGGVGLAGSVGEPEHARELTRLALTEFGRLDVLVNNAATNRPYGPLMDADLGLWREAFTINVEAPLRLTQCAWRGWMREHGGSVINICTEGAAHVGPHVGAYGTSKAALLHLTQQLAGELAPRVRVNSVSPGLVRTEMARFLWEPREREIAAGLPLGRIGEPEDVAAAVLWLASDAAEWVTGADLVVDGGTRVRAARIPT